In Sphaeramia orbicularis chromosome 10, fSphaOr1.1, whole genome shotgun sequence, the following proteins share a genomic window:
- the LOC115427277 gene encoding endothelin receptor type B-like — MRVVALLCLLMLAEVGASRIIRDSQSGPEAAAELPKSNSSAPLPLPPQPGRPRGSFPPMCIKPTEIKHAFKYVNTIVSCLIFVVGIIGNSTLLRIIYKNKCMRNGPNVLIGSLALGDLLYIIIAIPINVFKLIAEDWPFGVYICKLMPFIQKASVGITVLSLCALSIDRYHAVTSWSRVKGMGIPLWKAVEVTLIWLVAVVLAVPEALAFDMLEIPYRGNKLRVCLLHPEQSTSFMKFYQDVKDWWLFGFYFCFPLACTGIFYTLMSCEMLSRKKGMRIALNDHMKQRREVAKTVFCLVLIFALCWLPLHLSRILKKTIYDENDPNRCELLSFLLVMDYIGINMASLNSCINPIALYFVSQKFKNCFQSCLCCWCYRTSPLDKRGSSRSWKGSCHGNGLDRSSSRSSTSQKYTSSS; from the exons ATGAGGGTCGTCGCTCTGCTGTGTCTCCTGATGCTCGCCGAGGTCGGAGCCTCACGCATCATCCGTGACTCCCAGAGTGGACCTGAAGCTGCTGCCGAACTCCCCAAGAGCAACTCCTCCGCGCCGCTTCCACTCCCACCACAGCCAGGCCGACCCAGGGGCTCCTTCCCACCCATGTGCATAAAGCCCACAGAGATTAAGCATGCCTTCAAGTACGTCAACACCATCGTGTCCTGTCTGATCTTTGTAGTCGGGATCATCGGCAACTCAACTCTGCTCAGGATCATATATAAGAACAAGTGCATGAGGAACGGTCCTAATGTCCTGATTGGCAGCTTGGCACTAGGAGACCTGCTGTACATCATCATCGCCATTCCTATCAATGTTTTCAAG CTCATAGCTGAGGACTGGCCGTTTGGAGTCTACATCTGTAAGTTGATGCCGTTCATTCAGAAGGCATCAGTGGGCATCACCGTGCTCAGCCTGTGTGCATTAAGTATTGACCG ttacCATGCAGTGACATCGTGGAGCCGGGTGAAGGGAATGGGGATCCCTCTGTGGAAAGCAGTGGAGGTGACACTGATCTGGCTTGTTGCCGTGGTGCTGGCCGTCCCCGAGGCGCTGGCATTCGACATGTTGGAGATACCCTACAGAGGCAACAAGCTGCGTGTCTGCCTGCTGCATCCAGAACAGAGCACCAGCTTTATGAAG TTCTACCAGGATGTAAAAGACTGGTGGCTCTTCGGCTTCTACTTCTGCTTTCCGTTGGCCTGCACAGGAATCTTCTACACACTCATGTCCTGTGAGATGCTCAGCCGTAAAAAAGGCATGCGCATCGCACTCAACGACCACATGAAGCAG CGGAGGGAAGTGGCCAAGACGGTGTTCTGCCTTGTGTTGATTTTCGCTCTCTGCTGGCTGCCCCTTCATCTCAGTCGCATTCTGAAAAAAACAATCTATGACGAAAATGACCCCAACCGCTGTGAACTGCTCAG CTTCCTGCTAGTGATGGATTACATTGGGATCAACATGGCCTCCTTAAACTCCTGCATTAACCCGATTGCCCTCTACTTTGTCAGTCAGAAGTTTAAAAACTGCTTCCAG TCCTGCCTGTGCTGCTGGTGCTATAGAACATCTCCTCTGGACAAGCGAGGTTCAAGCAGAAGCTGGAAGGGCTCGTGTCATGGGAACGGACTAGACCGCTCCAGCTCCCGCTCCAGCACCAGTCAGAAATACACAAGCTCGTCATAA